GGGGGTGCTGCAATTCCGAGCGACAAGGAACCGGGGTGGATAGTTCCAGATGAGTATCAGTCTCAGTGGGACCTTCGGATCGGGAAGAGTCAACGAGAATTGCCACAGTTAGTCACGGAACTGGAATCAATTGACGTGTTCATTCACGATTCAGAACATTCGTTGCCGTGCATGTTATTCGAATATGATCTTGCCTGGGAATGGTTTGGTTCGAACGGCATAATCCTCTCGGACGATATTGATTGGAACGGTGCATTCGATTCGTTTGCATCGGCCAGAACTGCAGAATCCGGTCAAATCACGTCTAGTGTTGGATATCTAATAAAAGGTGGTGTGAAATGACTCGCTCGGTACCGACTTTCGTTTTGGGTATTGACGGTGCGACGTTTCGACTACTTGACCTTTGGATCGATGATCTACCGAACTTCTCGAAGCTCTTAGAAGATGGATTCGCCACTGAACTCCGGAGTTCTACACCGCCTGTAACCAGTCCCGCATGGCGTTGTTATGCGACCGGAAAAGATCCCGCCAGTATCGGCGTTTACTGGTGGCGGCAATTGGACCGTGAATCTCAACGGTTCGTGTCGGCCGACGACATCCCGTTGACAAGCAAGTGCTACTGGGAGTTCCTTTCTGACGACAAACGTGTTGCGGTCGTTGGAGTTCCGCTGAATGCACCACCGAGACCGCTGAATGGGTATCTCGTCTCAGGTGGCCCATTCGCCGACCAAGATGAATACACATATCCGGCGGCATTTCAGTCGACGCTAGAATCAAAATTCGATTACCAACTCCATCCTGACGTGTATCCTTCTATCGAGAATGCACGTGATCGAGAAATCATATCTGACTTCGAAAAAATGCTTGACCAACGGTTCGACTTGATCGAGTGGTTCCTTGATGAGAAATCACTCGACCTGGTGAACCTGACGCTGTTCTATATCAATGTGTTACAGCACAAAGCTTGGGACGCACCGGAGGTCAAGCACCTCTGGAAGCGGATTGATGAGAGACTGGGCACATTGTTGAATCGGGATATAAACGTAATTATCCACTCGGATCATGGACTTCACGAAGTCGAGCGGGTATTCTACCTGAACGGATGGCTGAAAGAGCAGGGCTATCTCTCAGTCGACCCGCCCGCAGAACCGAGTGTCCACGATCGGCTTTTCGATACGGCAAAGTCCGTTTTGGAGATGGTGAAAATGAAAGCCACGCTGAAACGCGTGCTCCCGGAGTCTACCGTTGACACGGTTCGGCCTGACTCTCGACGCCGACTCATGGACACAACCGAGTTTGAAACGAGGGTGGACTTCGAGAACTCACGCGCGATAGCTTCCCCGCAGGGGCCAGTGTACATACTTGACGCTGATTTGGAAACACGTACAGAACTACGTGATCGACTTTTCGATGTGACTGACCCGGAGACAGGTGAAGCAGTCTTTGCCGACGTGAAACCTGCTGAG
This Halorientalis sp. IM1011 DNA region includes the following protein-coding sequences:
- a CDS encoding class I SAM-dependent methyltransferase, with product MDENDHGTLYSIDYPYYADVPLSEFRDETFEDFGGAAIPSDKEPGWIVPDEYQSQWDLRIGKSQRELPQLVTELESIDVFIHDSEHSLPCMLFEYDLAWEWFGSNGIILSDDIDWNGAFDSFASARTAESGQITSSVGYLIKGGVK
- a CDS encoding alkaline phosphatase family protein; the protein is MTRSVPTFVLGIDGATFRLLDLWIDDLPNFSKLLEDGFATELRSSTPPVTSPAWRCYATGKDPASIGVYWWRQLDRESQRFVSADDIPLTSKCYWEFLSDDKRVAVVGVPLNAPPRPLNGYLVSGGPFADQDEYTYPAAFQSTLESKFDYQLHPDVYPSIENARDREIISDFEKMLDQRFDLIEWFLDEKSLDLVNLTLFYINVLQHKAWDAPEVKHLWKRIDERLGTLLNRDINVIIHSDHGLHEVERVFYLNGWLKEQGYLSVDPPAEPSVHDRLFDTAKSVLEMVKMKATLKRVLPESTVDTVRPDSRRRLMDTTEFETRVDFENSRAIASPQGPVYILDADLETRTELRDRLFDVTDPETGEAVFADVKPAEEVYAHPIPDAAPDLLVEWNDGFEIKDIHSEDPERIFGPPYGVLADNEPTGILLGSGPDITAKEVSNTPLLYDLAPTFLHLHDEPIPESMDGSVLFDIFADDSEASARSVRTTEGEEFNGVDQDREGSAVSDRLRDLGYLE